One window of Triticum dicoccoides isolate Atlit2015 ecotype Zavitan chromosome 5A, WEW_v2.0, whole genome shotgun sequence genomic DNA carries:
- the LOC119300606 gene encoding 1-acyl-sn-glycerol-3-phosphate acyltransferase PLS1-like encodes MAIPLVLVLLPLGLLFLLSGLVVNTVQAVLFLTIRPFSKRLYRQINVFLAELLWLQLIWLVDWWAGIKVQVYADPATWKLMGKEHALLISNHRSDIDWLVGWILAQRSGCLGSAIAIMKKSSKFLPVIGWSMWFAEYLFLERSWAKDEKTLKSGLQRLKDFPRSFWLALFVEGTRFTPAKLLAAQEYAVSQGLTAPRNVLIPRTKGFVSAVSIMRDFVPAIYDTTVIIPEDSPKPTILRILQGQSSVVHVRIKRHSMGDMPNSDEDVSKWCKDIFVAKDALLDKHIATGTFDEEIIPIGRPVKSLMVVLSWSCFLLYGAHRFLQWTQLLSTWKGVILFASGLAMVTAVMHVFIMFSQAERSSSAKAARDRVKKD; translated from the exons atggcgattcCCCTCGTGCTCGTCCTGCTcccgctcggcctcctcttcctcctctccggccTCGTCGTCAACACTGTCCAG GCCGTATTGTTCTTGACGATAAGGCCATTCTCGAAGCGATTGTACCGGCAGATCAACGTATTCCTGGCCGAGTTGTTATGGCTTCAGCTGATCTGGCTTGTGGACTGGTGGGCAGGTATTAAG GTACAGGTGTATGCGGATCCAGCAACTTGGAAACTAATGG GCAAAGAGCACGCCCTTCTAATATCCAATCATCGAAGTGACATTGATTGGCTGGTTGGATGGATTTTAGCACAG CGTTCAGGATGTCTTGGAAGCGCAATAGCTATaatgaagaaatcctcaaagttccTTCCA GTTATTGGTTGGTCCATGTGGTTTGCAGAGTACCTCTTTTTGGAGAGAAGCTGGGCAAAGGATGAAAAAACACTTAAA TCGGGTCTTCAAAGGTTGAAAGACTTCCCCAGATCATTTTGGCTTGCCCTTTTTGTTGAGGGTACAAGATTTACTCCAGCAAAACTTTTAGCAGCTCAAGAATATGCAGTCTCACAGGGTTTGACAGCACCTAGGAATGTGCTGATTCCACGAACAAAG GGATTTGTATCAGCTGTAAGTATTATGCGTGACTTTGTCCCAGCTATCTACGATACAACAGTGATTATTCCGGAAGATTCGCCTAAACCAACAATACTGCGTATTCTTCAGGGACAATCATCAGTT GTTCATGTCCGCATAAAACGCCATTCAATGGGTGATATGCCTAACTCGGATGAGGATGTTTCAAAATGGTGCAAAGATATATTTGTAGCAAAG GACGCGTTATTGGACAAACATATAGCAACTGGTACTTTTGATGAGGAAATTATACCAATTGGTCGTCCAGTGAAATCTTTGATG GTGGTCCTGTCTTGGTCATGTTTCCTCCTATATGGTGCTCATAGATTCTTACAGTGGACCCAGCTCTTGTCAACATGGAAAGGAGTGATCCTCTTTGCTTCTGGATTGGCAATGGTGACTGCCGTTATGCATGTATTCATCATGTTCTCGCAGGCCGAGCGCTCAAGCTCCGCTAAAGCAGCAAGGGACCGAGTGAAGAAGGATTGA